A single region of the Phycisphaerae bacterium RAS1 genome encodes:
- the nupX gene encoding Nucleoside permease NupX, producing the protein MALSRGLLGLFVLMLIAWLLSSDRRRVPVKIILGGLLLQFTLALLVLRTDSGRAVFDAVGHCVNVILRGADAGAAFVFGPLAGNHADVAWKAVAGIKIMTTIVVFSTLSAIGYHYGILQRVVGVMAALLNRTLGVSGAESLSGAANVFLGQTEAPLLVRPYLSRMTRSELMAVMSGGFATISMGVMGVYVDWLGSTPGGAADETRAVTFARHLLTASLMSAPAAFIMAKIMLPERDTPETVGRARVELTRETRSGLDAATAGASQGMQLAINVLAMLIAFVGLMAVIDIGLTALGRVKPIADLLTPLGVQELTLRVLLGWLFAPIAWLIGIENADLRPFGALLGTAMAANEMVAYGHLKELVAAGGMSERSIRLATYCLCGFANISSMGIQIAGIGVLAPDRRSDLVRLAPRAMLAGAMASWMTGCIAGMLS; encoded by the coding sequence ATGGCCCTGTCGCGCGGCTTGCTCGGCCTCTTCGTGCTCATGCTCATCGCGTGGCTGCTTTCGAGCGACCGGCGGCGCGTGCCGGTGAAGATCATTCTCGGCGGCCTGCTGCTTCAGTTCACGCTGGCGTTGCTCGTCTTGAGAACCGACTCGGGCCGGGCCGTTTTCGACGCCGTCGGCCACTGCGTCAATGTCATCTTGCGCGGCGCCGACGCTGGGGCCGCGTTCGTCTTCGGACCGCTGGCGGGAAATCACGCGGACGTCGCCTGGAAAGCCGTCGCCGGCATCAAGATCATGACCACGATCGTCGTGTTCTCGACGCTCTCGGCGATCGGCTATCACTACGGCATCCTGCAACGCGTCGTCGGCGTGATGGCGGCGCTGCTGAACCGCACGCTGGGCGTCAGCGGCGCGGAGAGCCTCTCCGGCGCGGCCAACGTCTTCCTGGGCCAGACCGAAGCACCGCTGCTCGTCCGGCCTTACCTCTCGCGCATGACGCGCTCTGAACTGATGGCCGTCATGTCCGGCGGGTTCGCCACGATTTCGATGGGCGTCATGGGCGTCTACGTCGACTGGCTCGGCAGCACTCCGGGCGGCGCGGCCGACGAAACCAGGGCCGTCACCTTCGCGCGGCACCTGCTGACGGCGAGCCTCATGTCGGCCCCGGCGGCGTTCATCATGGCCAAGATCATGCTGCCGGAGCGCGACACGCCCGAGACCGTCGGCCGCGCCCGCGTGGAGCTGACGCGCGAAACGCGCAGCGGACTCGACGCCGCCACCGCCGGCGCGTCACAGGGCATGCAACTGGCGATCAACGTGCTGGCGATGCTGATTGCGTTCGTCGGGCTGATGGCCGTGATCGACATCGGGCTGACGGCGCTGGGCCGTGTGAAACCGATCGCCGACCTCCTGACGCCGCTCGGCGTTCAGGAGCTGACCCTGCGCGTGCTGCTCGGCTGGTTGTTCGCGCCGATCGCCTGGCTGATCGGCATTGAAAACGCCGACCTGCGGCCCTTTGGAGCACTGCTGGGAACGGCGATGGCGGCCAACGAGATGGTCGCCTACGGCCACTTGAAAGAGCTCGTCGCCGCGGGCGGAATGAGCGAGCGCTCGATCCGGCTGGCGACCTACTGTCTGTGCGGGTTCGCGAATATCAGCTCGATGGGCATTCAGATCGCCGGGATCGGTGTGCTGGCGCCGGACCGCCGCTCCGACCTGGTGCGACTCGCGCCGCGGGCGATGCTGGCGGGGGCGATGGCGAGCTGGATGACGGGCTGCATTGCCGGAATGCTGAGTTGA
- a CDS encoding Alpha/beta hydrolase family protein, with protein MVPHQMFAIGVLLMAVAVDPPGAGLIEYIPTSDGGSVAVKRRPTPGGTPVVFVHGLAVNADLWDLPDCRTDEFEYRSLASLLHELGYDIWLVNLRGHGAPNMYSAPPGGQTDWCVDHFILYDMPAVVDRVRAETGRRPFLIGASMGSMTIAGYLQGATLVGPPEKERIIADEALAAERQQTVAGCVLVEFPAALRWPQSLYREDGGMDWQKLWNDWRRGDPAVNYPFEVLSRLGWLQAVIESLGRVPLDWLRSTPVRDYVWSRLPAAWVERLEKAEKTIVQSLLGAAGTFTGATHHRAEVMVSGRRFVIDDMKAGVLRQLAKSVRCRGFVSELGVEDYVYSDHYDAITLPTLVIAGGRDRIANAGVVRDAFYERISSEDKEFLLFDDIAHGEFEAAPVATRVVYPEIIRWIAGRMDGAHGQTVTALRRWFADGLQEEQP; from the coding sequence ATGGTCCCCCATCAGATGTTCGCGATTGGGGTGCTGCTTATGGCTGTCGCCGTTGACCCGCCCGGGGCCGGGTTGATTGAGTACATTCCCACCAGCGACGGCGGCAGCGTCGCCGTCAAGCGTCGGCCGACGCCCGGCGGCACACCCGTTGTCTTTGTCCACGGTCTGGCGGTCAACGCCGACCTGTGGGACCTGCCTGACTGCCGCACCGACGAGTTTGAGTACCGCAGTCTCGCGTCGCTGCTGCACGAACTCGGCTACGACATCTGGCTGGTCAATCTGCGCGGGCACGGCGCGCCGAACATGTATAGCGCCCCGCCCGGCGGGCAGACCGATTGGTGCGTCGATCATTTCATCCTGTATGACATGCCCGCCGTGGTTGATCGCGTGCGAGCGGAGACGGGAAGACGGCCGTTTCTGATCGGCGCCAGCATGGGTTCGATGACGATCGCCGGCTACTTGCAGGGCGCGACGCTGGTCGGCCCGCCGGAAAAAGAGCGCATCATCGCCGACGAGGCGCTCGCCGCCGAACGGCAGCAGACCGTTGCCGGCTGCGTCCTGGTGGAATTCCCGGCTGCGCTGCGCTGGCCGCAGTCGCTGTACCGCGAAGACGGCGGCATGGACTGGCAGAAACTCTGGAACGACTGGCGCCGCGGCGACCCGGCCGTGAACTACCCGTTCGAGGTGCTGTCGCGGCTCGGTTGGCTCCAGGCGGTGATCGAGAGCCTCGGCCGCGTTCCGCTCGACTGGCTGCGCAGCACGCCGGTGCGCGACTACGTCTGGTCGCGGCTGCCGGCGGCGTGGGTGGAGCGGCTGGAGAAGGCGGAGAAGACGATCGTGCAGTCGCTGCTGGGGGCGGCGGGCACGTTCACCGGCGCGACGCACCACCGCGCCGAAGTAATGGTCTCCGGGCGGCGCTTCGTGATCGACGACATGAAGGCCGGCGTTCTGCGGCAGCTCGCCAAGAGCGTCCGCTGCCGGGGGTTCGTCAGCGAGCTGGGCGTCGAGGACTACGTGTACTCGGACCACTACGACGCGATCACGCTGCCGACGCTCGTCATCGCCGGGGGGCGCGACCGGATCGCCAACGCGGGTGTCGTTCGCGACGCGTTCTACGAGCGGATTTCGTCGGAAGACAAGGAGTTCCTGCTCTTCGACGATATTGCGCACGGAGAATTCGAGGCGGCCCCGGTCGCGACGCGCGTCGTCTATCCCGAGATCATCCGTTGGATCGCGGGCAGGATGGACGGCGCACACGGTCAGACAGTTACAGCGCTACGTCGGTGGTTCGCCGACGGATTGCAGGAAGAACAGCCTTAG
- the mshD_1 gene encoding Mycothiol acetyltransferase has translation MAARPTIYRPNVRRLRLDPFFSQAAEQVASWVRTEQDAFWLAPSSAPPITPATIRGWQSPGRQPLLLTDGEAGVIVGYGEMNVLNTAERSYWLGHLIIDPAQRSRGLGKQLTRLLLLNAFHRHAARKVTLIVFPENRHAVAAYRAAGLFDECYEEHDFPAYRLRKELLRMTATGVR, from the coding sequence ATGGCCGCGCGCCCGACCATCTACCGCCCGAACGTCCGCCGCCTGCGGCTCGATCCCTTTTTCTCGCAGGCGGCCGAACAGGTCGCGTCGTGGGTGCGAACCGAGCAGGACGCCTTCTGGCTGGCGCCATCCAGTGCACCGCCGATCACGCCCGCCACGATCCGCGGCTGGCAGTCGCCCGGCCGCCAGCCGCTGCTGCTGACCGATGGCGAAGCGGGCGTTATCGTCGGCTATGGCGAGATGAACGTGCTCAACACGGCGGAGCGCAGCTACTGGCTGGGGCACCTCATCATCGACCCCGCGCAGCGCAGCCGTGGCCTGGGCAAGCAACTCACGCGCCTGCTTCTGCTCAATGCCTTTCATCGACACGCGGCGCGAAAAGTGACGCTGATCGTCTTCCCGGAGAATCGACACGCGGTCGCGGCCTACCGCGCGGCCGGGTTGTTCGACGAGTGCTACGAGGAACACGACTTCCCGGCCTATCGCCTGCGCAAAGAGCTGCTGCGCATGACGGCCACGGGCGTGCGTTGA